ATCGACGTTAAGGGTAAATCCAGTATTACCGACTGCATGATCATCTGCACCGGTACATCGACGCGTCATGTTGTTTCAATTGCCGATCACGTGGTTCAGGAATCGCGTGCAGCAGGGCTGTTGCCGCTGGGTGTTGAAGGTGAAGCGACGGCTGACTGGGTGGTAGTCGACCTCGGCGATGTGATTGTCCACGTCATGCAGGACGAGAGCCGTCGCCTGTATGAGCTGGAAAAACTCTGGGGTTAATGCGTGAAGTTGCAGCTGGTCGCCGTCGGCACCAAAATGCCGGACTGGGTACAAACCGGTTTTACTGAATATTTGCGTCGTTTTCCAAAAGACATGCCGTTCGAACTGGTGGAAATTCCCGCCGGGAAGCGCGGCAAGAACGCGGATATCAAACGTATTCTCGATAAAGAGGGCGAACTGATGCTGGCTGCCGCTGGCAAAAACCGCATCGTCACCCTCGATATTCCAGGTAAACCCTGGGATACGCCGCAGCTGGCACAAGAACTGGAGCGCTGGAAGCAGGATGGCCGTGACGTCAGTCTGTTGATTGGCGGACCAGAAGGGTTATCCCCTGCCTGCAAAGCGGCGGCTGAACAAAGTTGGTCCCTCTCCGCGCTGACGCTTCCCCACCCGCTCGTTCGGGTACTGGTGGCAGAAAGCCTGTATCGCGCGTGGAGCATTACTACCAACCACCCCTATCACCGCGAGTAATGACTGACCAGGGTAGATTAAGCAGCGGATGAAACTACAGAATTCTTTTCGCGACTATACGGCTGAGTCCGCGCTGTTTGTGCGCCGGGCGCTGGTCGCCTTTACCGGGATTTTGCTGCTTACCGGCGTGCTGATCGCCAACCTCTATAATCTGCAAATTGTCCGCTTTACCGACTACCAGACGCGTTCAAACGAAAACCGTATTAAGCTGGTGCCTATCGCACCCAGCCGCGGCATTATTTACGATCGTAACGGCACCCCACTGGCGTTGAACCGAACCATCTATCAAATCGAGATGATGCCGGAAAAAGTCGATAATGTTCAGGATACGCTGGAAGCGCTGAAAAGCGTTGTCGATCTTAACGATGACGATATCGCGGCCTTCAAAAAGGAGCGCGCCCGCTCTCACCGCTTCACCTCGATTCCGGTTAAAACCAATTTGACGGAAGTCCAGGTGGCCCGCTTTGCGGTGAATCAGTACCGCTTCCCCGGCGTGGAAGTGAAGGGATATAAGCGTCGCTACTATCCCTACGGCTCCGCGCTGACGCATGTGATTGGCTACGTTTCCAAGATTAACGACAAAGACGTCGACCGCCTTGATAAAGACGGCAAGCTGGCCAACTACGCTGCTACGCACGATATCGGTAAGCTGGGGATCGAACGTTACTACGAAGACGTTCTGCACGGGCAAACCGGCTATGAAGAGGTTGAGGTTAACAACCGTGGACGCGTGATCCGTCAGCTGAAAGAAGTGCCGCCTCAGGCGGGGCATGACGTCTATCTGACGCTCGACCTCAAGCTTCAGCAGTATATCGAAACCCTGCTGGCGGGCAGCCGTGCAGCCGTTGTGGTCACCGATCCTCGTACCGGCGGCATCCTGGCAATGGTCTCCATGCCTAGCTATGACCCGAACCTCTTTGTTGATGGGATTTCGAGTAAAGACTATTCCGGTCTGCTGAATGACCCGAACACGCCGCTGGTCAACCGCGCGACGCAAGGGGTTTACCCGCCGGCATCCACGGTTAAACCGTACGTGGCGGTCTCTGCGCTGAGTGCCGGCGTCATCAACCGTAATACCAGCCTGTTTGACCCGGGCTGGTGGCAGCTGCCGGGTTCAGATAAGCGCTATCGTGACTGGAAAAAATGGGGTCACGGTCATCTGAACGTCACCAAATCACTGGAAGAATCTGCGGATACCTTCTTCTATCAGGTGGCGTATGACATGGGTATCGACCGCCTGTCAGAGTGGATGAGCAAATTCGGCTACGGGCATTACACCGGCGTGGACCTTTCAGAAGAACGTTCTGGCAACATGCCAACGCGTGAATGGAAGCTGAAGCGCTTTAAAAAACCGTGGTATCAGGGTGACACCATTCCGGTAGGTATCGGTCAGGGCTACTGGACGGCAACGCCGCTTCAGATGAACAAGGCCATGATGATCCTCATCAATGACGGCGTGGTAAAAGTGCCGCATCTGCTACAGAGCACGGTTGAAGACGGCAAAAAAGTACCGTGGAACCAGCCGCACGAGGCCCCGGTGGGTGACATCCATTCCGGCTTCTGGGAAATTGCGAAAGACGGTATGTACGGCGTGGCAAACCGCCCGAACGGTACCGCGCATAAATACTTCGCCGGTACGCCGTACAAAGTAGCCGCTAAATCCGGTACTGCGCAGGTATTTGGTCTGAAAGCCAACGAAACCTATAACGCGCACCGCATTGCTGAACGTCTTCGTGACCATAAGCTGATGACGGCGTTTGCCCCTTATGATAACCCGCAGGTCGCGGTGGCGATGATTCTGGAGAACGGCGGTGCCGGGCCAGCAGTAGGTACCATCATGCGCCAGATCCTTGACCACATTATGCTGGGTGATAACAACACCGAACTGCCGGCTGAAAACCCGGCCGCCGCTGCGGCGGAGGACCAATAATCATGACGGATAATCCAAATAAAAAATCGCTGTGGGATAAAATCCACATCGACCCAGCCATGCTGCTGATCCTGCTGGCTCTGCTGGTGTACAGCGCCCTGGTTATCTGGAGCGCCAGCGGCCAGGACATCGGCATGATGGAGCGCAAAATCGGCCAGATCGCCATGGGTCTGATCATCATGGTGGTGATGGCGCAAATCCCGCCGCGCGTCTACGAAGGCTGGGCGCCCTATCTCTACATCTTCTGTATTATTTTGCTGGTTGCGGTAGATGCGTTTGGCGCCATTTCAAAAGGGGCGCAGCGCTGGCTGGATCTGGGCGTTGTCCGCTTCCAGCCCTCGGAAATTGCCAAAATCGCCGTTCCATTGATGGTGGCACGCTTTATCAACCGCGACGTCTGTCCGCCGTCGCTGAAAAACACCGCCATCGCGCTGGTGCTGATTTTCCTGCCGACGCTGCTGGTTGCGGCGCAGCCTGACCTTGGCACCTCAATTCTTATCGCCCTTTCCGGCCTGTTTGTCCTTTTCCTGTCGGGACTGAGCTGGCGCCTGATTGGCATCGCGGTGGTGCTGATTGCAGCGTTCATTCCTATCCTCTGGTTCTTCCTGATGCATGATTACCAGCGCCAGCGCGTCATGATGCTGCTCGATCCGGAAACCGATCCGCTGGGCGCGGGCTATCATATTATTCAGTCCAAGATTGCGATTGGCTCCGGCGGCCTGCGCGGTAAAGGCTGGCTGCACGGCACGCAGTCACAGCTGGAATTTTTACCGGAACGCCACACCGACTTTATCTTCGCCGTACTGGCGGAAGAGCTGGGGCTGGTTGGCATCTTAATATTGCTGGCGCTGTACGTACTGCTGATCATGCGGGGATTGTGGATTGCAGCACGCGCGCAAACCACCTTTGGTCGCGTCATGGCTGGCGGGTTGATGCTGATTTTATTCGTTTATGTCTTCGTAAATATTGGTATGGTGAGTGGTATTCTGCCGGTGGTAGGCGTACCGCTGCCGCTGGTGAGTTACGGAGGCTCGGCACTGATCGTGTTGATGGCCGGGTTTGGTATCGTGATGTCGATCCATACCCACAGAAAAATGTTGTCAAAAAGCGTATAAAAATAAGGGGATCGGAATGCGTAAGCAGTGGCTGGGGATCTGCATCGCGGCAAGTTTACTTGCGGCCTGCACAAGTGATGATGGTCAGCAACAGGCAACCGTCGCGCCGCCGCAGCCTGCGGTGTGTAATGGCCCGATCGTTGAAATCAGCGGTGCCGATCCCGTTTATGAACCGCTGAATGCCAGTGCCAATCAGGATTACCAGCGCGACGGCAAAAGCTATAAAATTGTTCAGGATCCTTCCCGTTTCAGTCAGGCGGGCTTTGCCGCCATTTATGATGCCGAGCCGGGCAGTAACCTGACGGCTTCCGGGGAAGCGTTCGACCCAATGCAGCTGACGGCAGCACACCCGACGCTGCCGATCCCGAGCTACGCTCGTATCACCAACCTGGCGAATGGCCGTATGATCGTCGTGCGGATCAACGACCGTGGTCCTTACGGAAATGACCGGGTGATTTCCCTGTCGCGCGCGTCTGCCGATCGCCTGAACACCTCGAACAACACCAAAGTCCGTATTGATCCGATTATCGTCGCACAGGATGGTTCGCTCTCCGGGCCGGGTACCGCGTGTACGACGGTGGCAAAACAGA
This region of Enterobacter asburiae genomic DNA includes:
- the rlpA gene encoding endolytic peptidoglycan transglycosylase RlpA, whose amino-acid sequence is MRKQWLGICIAASLLAACTSDDGQQQATVAPPQPAVCNGPIVEISGADPVYEPLNASANQDYQRDGKSYKIVQDPSRFSQAGFAAIYDAEPGSNLTASGEAFDPMQLTAAHPTLPIPSYARITNLANGRMIVVRINDRGPYGNDRVISLSRASADRLNTSNNTKVRIDPIIVAQDGSLSGPGTACTTVAKQTYALPDRPNLDGGMGSVSSPAEPAQPGGEIRPISNDTLQSEDSTGAPVKSSGFLGAPTTLASGVLEGSEPTPAPAPVAAPVTQPAPVTAPAATQSAVVAAPAAASGSYVVQVGAVSDQARARQYQQRLSQQFGVPGRVEQNGAVWRIQMGPFASKSQAASLQQRLQNEAQLQSFIAVAK
- the mrdA gene encoding peptidoglycan DD-transpeptidase MrdA; translated protein: MKLQNSFRDYTAESALFVRRALVAFTGILLLTGVLIANLYNLQIVRFTDYQTRSNENRIKLVPIAPSRGIIYDRNGTPLALNRTIYQIEMMPEKVDNVQDTLEALKSVVDLNDDDIAAFKKERARSHRFTSIPVKTNLTEVQVARFAVNQYRFPGVEVKGYKRRYYPYGSALTHVIGYVSKINDKDVDRLDKDGKLANYAATHDIGKLGIERYYEDVLHGQTGYEEVEVNNRGRVIRQLKEVPPQAGHDVYLTLDLKLQQYIETLLAGSRAAVVVTDPRTGGILAMVSMPSYDPNLFVDGISSKDYSGLLNDPNTPLVNRATQGVYPPASTVKPYVAVSALSAGVINRNTSLFDPGWWQLPGSDKRYRDWKKWGHGHLNVTKSLEESADTFFYQVAYDMGIDRLSEWMSKFGYGHYTGVDLSEERSGNMPTREWKLKRFKKPWYQGDTIPVGIGQGYWTATPLQMNKAMMILINDGVVKVPHLLQSTVEDGKKVPWNQPHEAPVGDIHSGFWEIAKDGMYGVANRPNGTAHKYFAGTPYKVAAKSGTAQVFGLKANETYNAHRIAERLRDHKLMTAFAPYDNPQVAVAMILENGGAGPAVGTIMRQILDHIMLGDNNTELPAENPAAAAAEDQ
- the rsfS gene encoding ribosome silencing factor, with the protein product MQGKALQDFVIDKIDDLKGQDIIAIDVKGKSSITDCMIICTGTSTRHVVSIADHVVQESRAAGLLPLGVEGEATADWVVVDLGDVIVHVMQDESRRLYELEKLWG
- the mrdB gene encoding peptidoglycan glycosyltransferase MrdB (rod shape-determining protein RodA) — its product is MTDNPNKKSLWDKIHIDPAMLLILLALLVYSALVIWSASGQDIGMMERKIGQIAMGLIIMVVMAQIPPRVYEGWAPYLYIFCIILLVAVDAFGAISKGAQRWLDLGVVRFQPSEIAKIAVPLMVARFINRDVCPPSLKNTAIALVLIFLPTLLVAAQPDLGTSILIALSGLFVLFLSGLSWRLIGIAVVLIAAFIPILWFFLMHDYQRQRVMMLLDPETDPLGAGYHIIQSKIAIGSGGLRGKGWLHGTQSQLEFLPERHTDFIFAVLAEELGLVGILILLALYVLLIMRGLWIAARAQTTFGRVMAGGLMLILFVYVFVNIGMVSGILPVVGVPLPLVSYGGSALIVLMAGFGIVMSIHTHRKMLSKSV
- the rlmH gene encoding 23S rRNA (pseudouridine(1915)-N(3))-methyltransferase RlmH, with translation MKLQLVAVGTKMPDWVQTGFTEYLRRFPKDMPFELVEIPAGKRGKNADIKRILDKEGELMLAAAGKNRIVTLDIPGKPWDTPQLAQELERWKQDGRDVSLLIGGPEGLSPACKAAAEQSWSLSALTLPHPLVRVLVAESLYRAWSITTNHPYHRE